The following are encoded together in the Methylorubrum sp. B1-46 genome:
- a CDS encoding efflux RND transporter periplasmic adaptor subunit, giving the protein MMRSLRPLLLATPLIASALLAAGPAGAQMPGAPPPGVTVAKPVVREIVEQDQYTGRFDPIEFVEVRARVTGYLDKIMFQDGANVKKGEVLFIIDRRPYKAALEQAQAALTSAKARLSFTQTDLERAQVLSRGGNISEQVTDQRRQASQTAQADVDSAEAALRNAQLNYDFTEVKSPINGRISQRLVTEGNIVSTDQTILARIVSLDPIYFGFNVDERSFLKYQGSLGIGMGQMQRGKGAPVQIALSGEEKPTRKGTLDFVDNRVDYQTGTMLLRATVENPDGFIKPGLFGIVAMPATKPFQGILIPDEAVSANQDKRIVYVLGEGDKVAARTVKLGPIVDGYRVVRDGLKGDELVVINGVAKVRPGAQVKPETVELPPTKK; this is encoded by the coding sequence ATGATGCGCAGCCTCAGGCCTCTTCTTCTCGCCACACCGCTGATTGCCTCCGCGCTGCTGGCGGCCGGGCCGGCCGGCGCGCAGATGCCGGGCGCGCCGCCGCCCGGCGTAACCGTCGCCAAGCCGGTGGTGCGCGAGATCGTCGAGCAGGACCAATATACCGGCCGCTTCGACCCGATCGAATTCGTCGAGGTCCGCGCCCGCGTGACGGGTTATCTCGACAAGATCATGTTCCAGGACGGCGCGAACGTGAAGAAGGGTGAAGTGCTCTTCATCATCGACCGCCGGCCCTACAAGGCGGCCCTGGAGCAGGCTCAGGCCGCGCTCACGTCGGCCAAGGCGCGGCTCTCGTTCACCCAGACCGACCTGGAGCGCGCCCAGGTTCTCTCGCGCGGCGGCAACATCTCCGAGCAGGTCACCGACCAGCGCCGTCAGGCCTCGCAGACCGCCCAGGCCGACGTGGACAGCGCGGAAGCCGCGCTTCGCAACGCCCAGCTCAACTACGACTTCACGGAAGTGAAGTCGCCGATCAACGGGCGGATCAGCCAGCGCCTCGTCACCGAGGGCAACATCGTCAGCACCGACCAGACGATCCTGGCCCGGATCGTCTCGCTCGATCCGATCTATTTCGGCTTCAACGTCGATGAGCGCTCGTTCCTGAAGTACCAGGGCTCGCTCGGCATCGGCATGGGCCAGATGCAGCGCGGCAAGGGCGCTCCCGTCCAGATCGCCCTGTCCGGCGAGGAGAAGCCGACCCGCAAGGGCACGCTCGACTTCGTCGACAACCGGGTCGACTACCAGACCGGCACGATGCTGCTGCGCGCCACCGTCGAGAACCCGGACGGGTTCATCAAGCCGGGCCTGTTCGGCATCGTCGCGATGCCGGCCACCAAGCCGTTCCAGGGCATCCTGATTCCCGACGAGGCGGTCTCGGCCAACCAGGACAAGCGCATCGTCTACGTGCTCGGCGAGGGCGACAAGGTCGCGGCCCGTACCGTCAAGCTCGGGCCGATCGTCGACGGCTACCGCGTGGTCCGCGACGGCCTGAAGGGCGACGAACTCGTGGTCATCAACGGCGTCGCCAAGGTCCGCCCGGGCGCGCAGGTAAAGCCCGAGACGGTCGAGCTGCCCCCGACGAAGAAGTGA
- a CDS encoding rhodanese-like domain-containing protein, with the protein MKVVDLDRETVKQGLADGSLLLIDVREDHEFARGRIPGSVSHPLSTFDPAALKALIEADGRRPVFSCASGVRSVHAIAAAQQSGINVSEHYVGAFKDWYAAGEPVEA; encoded by the coding sequence ATGAAAGTGGTCGACCTCGACCGCGAGACGGTCAAGCAGGGCTTGGCGGACGGCTCGCTGCTGCTCATCGACGTGCGCGAGGATCACGAATTCGCCCGCGGGCGCATTCCCGGCTCGGTCTCGCACCCGCTCTCGACCTTCGATCCTGCGGCGCTGAAGGCGTTGATCGAGGCGGACGGGCGCCGGCCGGTCTTCTCCTGCGCCTCCGGGGTCCGCTCGGTCCACGCGATCGCCGCGGCGCAGCAATCCGGGATCAACGTCAGCGAGCATTACGTAGGCGCCTTCAAGGATTGGTACGCCGCGGGCGAGCCGGTCGAAGCGTAG
- a CDS encoding glycosyltransferase family 1 protein: MQACLAIDLTRLITRLRHASPTGIDRVDLAYARHILSGGTEATRFGLVSTALGPRVLDRNAARGIVEAVAEGWIEDVTAEVDPVFQSLAASLALAPSAEDRPPRRASRRQREGGLDRRRLQAETALRVLRSGGTERLPEGTIYLHTSHLRLDRPERFDWLYTRRDVRPVFFVHDLIPISHPEYGRPGEAERHAARMETVARHAAHVLVNSGDVGARFTDYARRRGLGAKPVTVAPLGVEPVFSNGADEANWPGLARPTFLVCGTIEPRKNHLLLLNLWRDLAGRLGPATPRLVLVGRRGWEIENVADMLDRCAVIRPHVSEVVGLSTQGLAALMRGATALLMPSFIEGYGLPVVEAAASGLPVVASDIPVHREIGGRFAHLLDPLDGPGWTRAVEALSEPGSGFRTELVGRLAGYEPPRWAAHFERVDAALASLPTAAAPMLRGAGERT; encoded by the coding sequence ATGCAAGCCTGTCTCGCCATCGACCTGACCCGCCTCATCACCCGGCTCCGTCACGCCAGCCCGACCGGCATCGACCGGGTCGACCTCGCCTATGCGCGGCACATCCTGTCCGGAGGCACGGAGGCGACGCGCTTCGGGCTCGTCTCGACGGCACTGGGTCCGCGCGTGCTCGACCGGAACGCCGCCCGCGGCATCGTCGAGGCGGTCGCGGAGGGCTGGATCGAGGACGTGACGGCCGAGGTCGATCCGGTCTTCCAGAGCCTGGCGGCCTCGCTCGCCCTCGCCCCCAGCGCCGAGGACCGCCCGCCGCGGAGAGCGAGCCGGCGTCAGCGGGAAGGGGGGCTCGACCGGCGCCGCCTCCAGGCCGAGACCGCCCTTCGGGTGCTGCGCTCCGGCGGCACCGAGCGCCTGCCCGAGGGCACGATCTACCTGCACACCTCGCATCTGCGGCTCGACCGGCCGGAGCGCTTCGACTGGCTCTACACAAGGCGCGACGTGCGGCCGGTCTTCTTCGTCCACGACCTGATCCCGATCTCGCATCCGGAATACGGCCGGCCGGGGGAAGCGGAGCGCCACGCCGCGCGGATGGAGACCGTCGCGCGCCACGCCGCGCACGTGCTCGTCAATTCGGGCGACGTCGGCGCCCGGTTCACGGACTACGCCCGCCGTCGCGGCCTCGGCGCCAAGCCGGTGACCGTGGCGCCCCTCGGCGTCGAGCCTGTCTTCTCGAACGGCGCGGACGAGGCGAATTGGCCGGGGCTCGCCCGGCCGACCTTCCTCGTCTGCGGCACGATCGAGCCGCGCAAGAATCACCTCCTGCTGCTCAACCTCTGGCGCGACCTCGCCGGGCGTCTCGGTCCGGCGACGCCACGGCTGGTCCTGGTCGGGCGGCGCGGCTGGGAGATCGAGAACGTCGCCGACATGCTCGACCGCTGCGCGGTGATTCGCCCTCATGTCAGCGAGGTGGTCGGTCTCTCGACGCAGGGGCTGGCGGCCCTGATGCGCGGCGCCACCGCCCTGCTGATGCCCTCCTTCATCGAGGGATACGGTCTGCCGGTGGTCGAGGCGGCGGCGAGCGGCCTTCCGGTCGTGGCCTCCGACATCCCGGTCCACCGGGAGATCGGCGGACGCTTCGCCCACCTCCTCGATCCACTCGACGGTCCGGGCTGGACGCGAGCCGTCGAGGCCCTGAGCGAGCCGGGCTCCGGGTTCAGGACGGAGCTTGTCGGACGCCTCGCGGGCTACGAACCGCCGCGCTGGGCCGCGCATTTTGAGCGCGTCGATGCCGCGCTCGCCAGCCTGCCGACGGCGGCCGCGCCGATGTTGCGCGGTGCGGGCGAGAGGACTTAA
- a CDS encoding acyl-homoserine-lactone synthase, translated as MIHVVTAENMQDYAGALDQAFHLRHRVFVEELGWSNLARPDRREIDEFDDEHAVHLLALDESETVIGYSRLLPTTRPYLLPMVLPQLCEGTAPSGAHIVEWGRICVAESARTSGRRLNPTALALMTAIVEWGLPRGITSFVSEMPTSWILRLLQLHLRAIPLGLPHQIEGEEIVAVEAAFDRRSLRQLQNKRGDIRSVLAPPRTSVARLAS; from the coding sequence ATGATCCATGTCGTGACCGCTGAGAACATGCAGGACTATGCCGGTGCTCTGGATCAAGCCTTCCACTTGAGGCACCGGGTCTTCGTCGAGGAGCTGGGCTGGTCCAACCTCGCCCGGCCCGACCGGCGCGAGATCGACGAGTTCGACGACGAGCATGCCGTTCACCTGCTCGCCCTCGACGAGAGCGAGACCGTCATCGGCTATTCGCGCCTGCTGCCGACGACGCGGCCTTATCTGCTTCCGATGGTGCTGCCGCAGCTCTGCGAGGGAACGGCGCCGTCGGGCGCGCACATCGTCGAATGGGGCCGCATCTGCGTCGCCGAGAGTGCGCGGACTTCGGGCCGGCGGCTCAACCCGACGGCGCTGGCCCTGATGACGGCCATCGTCGAATGGGGCCTGCCGCGGGGAATCACCAGCTTCGTCTCCGAGATGCCGACGAGCTGGATCCTGCGCCTGCTTCAACTGCACCTGCGCGCCATCCCCCTCGGCCTGCCGCACCAAATCGAGGGCGAGGAGATCGTCGCGGTCGAGGCGGCCTTCGACCGCCGATCGCTGCGCCAGCTCCAGAACAAGCGCGGCGACATCCGCTCCGTCCTGGCTCCGCCGCGCACCAGCGTCGCCCGCCTCGCCTCCTGA